GCTGTAATCTGTGGAAGTGAAAGCTGGAATGAAATAGAACGGTTCGGTATTTGTAAGTTTGACTTCTTTAAACGTCGTTTTCCTGATTTAGTAAAGATCCCAAGTCATGACACTTTCAATCGTTTTTTCAGTTTACTCAAACCCGGTTATTTTGAATTGGTCTTTCGTGATTGGGTATCTGAGCTTTGTGGTAAGTATGAAGGGGTTGTTGCTATAGACGGTAAAATGCTTCGTGGAGCAAGTAAGTGCAGCAAAGACAATCCCTTTGGCAAAAAAGGATTCAAGCTTCATATGGTTAGTGCCTGGGCTGTTTCCAATGGAATCAGTATGGGTCAGGTAAAAGTAGATGATAAAAGCAATGAAATCACCGCTATTCCTTCTCTTATAAAATCTCTGGATTTGCAGGATTGCATAGTGACAATTGATGCTATTGCATGCCAAACAGATATTGCCGAAGTAATAATAGAAAATAATGCAGACTATATTCTGGCATTAAAGGCCAATCAAAAAAACAGGTTAATGGATGTGGAACGATGGCTAGACGAGATGGATGGTGTTGATATTGATCGGCCGGTATACCGTTCACACTATGGAAAATATGTCACAGAGGAGGTTTCTCATGGGAGAATTGAGACTCGTGAATGTCTGGTTTATAGCCCGGGAAAGATTATGGAATCAATGCTGAAAGATAAATTTGAGGGGGTCAAGTCCATCGTAAGAATTAGTACCGAAAGACTGGAGGTAGCCACTAAAAAACTTTCCGTAGAAAAAAGATATTACATTACTTCACTAGGGCTAAAACCGAAAGAAATTTCAGAGGCTATAAGATCGCATTGGGATATAGAAAACAGGCTACATTGGCAGTTAGACGTATCGTTTAGAGAAGACGCAGGAAGGAAAGTAGGTAATGCTGCGCAAAATTTTTCTTTAATTAATAAGATGGCCCTTTATATCATCAAACAAGATGAAACAAAGGGCAGTGTAGCAGCCAAAAGAAAAAACGCAGGATGGAATGATGAATATTTGTTCAAACTATTAAATAAGATAAAAATATAATGCGTTTGCCCTGCTATAGTCAACAGGGCAGACGCATTATATTTTGTCTATCAATTAGTCAACTATTATCTATATTTCATTTTTATTATTTGTCTTATTATTAATCTATTAATATTTTGTATATTAATTATTTATTTGTATTTTTGTTGTATTGAATTTAAACAAAAATAAACCCTAAAATGAGCTTAATTAGTCTTTGTAAACAACTTGAAGATCCTCGTATTGACCGAAAAAAAGAACACTCTTTGGAAGTCATCGTTTATATAGCCTTGTGTGCTGTAATCTGTGGAAGTGAAAGCTGGAATGAAATAGAACGGTTCGGTATTTGTAAGTTTGACTTCTTTAAACGTCGTTTTCCTGATTTAGTAAAGATCCCAAGTCATGACACTTTCAATCGTTTTTTCAGTTTACTCAAACCCGGTTATTTTGAATTGGTCTTTCGTGATTGGGTATCTGAGCTTTGTGGTAAGTATGAAGGGGTTGTTGCTATAGACGGTAAAATGCTTCGTGGAGCAAGTAAGTGCAGCAAAGACAATCCCTTTGGCAAAAAAGGATTCAAGCTTCATATGGTTAGTGCCTGGGCTGTTTCCAATGGAATCAGTATGGGTCAGGTAAAAGTAGATGATAAAAGCAATGAAATCACCGCTATTCCTTCTCTTATAAAATCTCTGGATTTGCAGGATTGCATAGTGACAATTGATGCTATTGCATGCCAAACAGATATTGCCGAAGTAATAATAGAAAATAATGCAGACTATATTCTGGCATTAAAGGCCAATCAAAAAAACAGGTTAATGGATGTGGAACGATGGCTAGACGAGATGGATGGTGTTGATATTGATCGGCCGGTATACCGTTCACACTATGGAAAATATGTCACAGAGGAGGTTTCTCATGGGAGAATTGAGACTCGTGAATGTCTGGTTTATAGCCCGGGAAAGATTATGGAATCAATGCTGAAAGATAAATTTGAGGGGGTCAAGTCCATCGTAAGAATTAGTACCGAAAGACTGGAGGTAGCCACTAAAAAACTTTCCGTAGAAAAAAGATATTACATTACTTCACTAGGGCTAAAACCGAAAGAAATTTCAGAGGCTATAAGATCGCATTGGGATATAGAAAACAGGCTACATTGGCAGTTAGACGTATCGTTTAGAGAAGACGCAGGAAGGAAAGTAGGTAATGCTGCGCAAAATTTTTCTTTAATTAATAAGATGGCCCTTTATATCATCAAACAAGATGAAACAAAGGGCAGTGTAGCAGCCAAAAGAAAAAACGCAGGATGGAATGATGAATATTTGTTCAAACTATTAAATAAGATAAAAATATAATGCGTTTGCCCTGCTATAGTCAACATTTTAAATGACTATAGTCAAACGAATAAAATCATGTAGCCGGAGACAATATTTACTGAATAACTAAAAACAAAATAAGATATGAGTGTTTATTATGATCTTTATGCCAGTGGCAACCCACAAAAAAAGGATGAGCAGCAACCACTTCACGCACGAGTGATTCCATCAGGAACTCTTGATGCTAAGAAGTTTATAGAATTAGTATCTAAAAGCAACGGCTTCAGTCAGGCTACCATTGAAGGATGCTTGCAAGCAGTCACCGATGAGTTACAACATTGGTTGAAACAAGGCTGGATTGTGGAAGTCGGAGAATTAGGTTATTTCTCCTTATCGCTGAAATGCGACCATCCGGTAATGGAGAAGAAAGAAATCCGCTCTCCTTCCATCCACCTGAATAAAGTGAACCTTCGCATCAACAAGAAATTCCGTGAGAGTTTGGAACCATTGCCGTTGGAACGCATGGAATCGCCTTACCGAAGCAATGGCAATCCCGATGAAGACAAATGCCGTAGCATCCTTATGCAACATCTGGATGAACAAGGTTGCATCACTTGTGTCGATTTCACGAGACTGGCCGGCATAAGCCGGTACAAGGCAACTATACTGTTAAATACCTATTTAGAAGAGGGAATTATACGAAAATACGGAGGAGGAAAGACGGTGGTATATTTAAAAAGATAATTGGCATTAACTCTTCTGGGCAGTTGGATTCAGTGAAACATCTCCGGAATTAGAGGAACGTTTTCCATTATTATTTCCTTTAATTCAGGAAACAATTTAAATCTTTGTCATGTAAAACAGGAAACTCCATGAGAAAAGATATCATTAAGTCGCTATTGCTATCAAGCAAATTGAAAGGCTTGTTGGAAGCCACTTCTGTACTGGATGCGAAAATCTTATCATTATCACGAAGGGGAGCGTAAAATAAAATGTGTCAAAAGTTTAAGAAATCCGCAAAAATGGTCTTAAACTTTTGACACATTCATTTTTTACTATTCAAAGCGAACTTCAGAGATACCTACGGATTTTCCCTGTCGAGCATCTATATTCAAACGTATAGCCTCTACTTCAACAAGTGCCCTGTCATAATCATGGAGTCCAGTCAGTACGTCAACCTATGCCATAATCCTCATAAAAAAGGAGACCGAGCCTAT
The Bacteroides caecimuris DNA segment above includes these coding regions:
- a CDS encoding ISAs1 family transposase is translated as MSLISLCKQLEDPRIDRKKEHSLEVIVYIALCAVICGSESWNEIERFGICKFDFFKRRFPDLVKIPSHDTFNRFFSLLKPGYFELVFRDWVSELCGKYEGVVAIDGKMLRGASKCSKDNPFGKKGFKLHMVSAWAVSNGISMGQVKVDDKSNEITAIPSLIKSLDLQDCIVTIDAIACQTDIAEVIIENNADYILALKANQKNRLMDVERWLDEMDGVDIDRPVYRSHYGKYVTEEVSHGRIETRECLVYSPGKIMESMLKDKFEGVKSIVRISTERLEVATKKLSVEKRYYITSLGLKPKEISEAIRSHWDIENRLHWQLDVSFREDAGRKVGNAAQNFSLINKMALYIIKQDETKGSVAAKRKNAGWNDEYLFKLLNKIKI
- a CDS encoding DsbA family protein, with translation MSVYYDLYASGNPQKKDEQQPLHARVIPSGTLDAKKFIELVSKSNGFSQATIEGCLQAVTDELQHWLKQGWIVEVGELGYFSLSLKCDHPVMEKKEIRSPSIHLNKVNLRINKKFRESLEPLPLERMESPYRSNGNPDEDKCRSILMQHLDEQGCITCVDFTRLAGISRYKATILLNTYLEEGIIRKYGGGKTVVYLKR
- a CDS encoding ISAs1 family transposase is translated as MSLISLCKQLEDPRIDRKKEHSLEVIVYIALCAVICGSESWNEIERFGICKFDFFKRRFPDLVKIPSHDTFNRFFSLLKPGYFELVFRDWVSELCGKYEGVVAIDGKMLRGASKCSKDNPFGKKGFKLHMVSAWAVSNGISMGQVKVDDKSNEITAIPSLIKSLDLQDCIVTIDAIACQTDIAEVIIENNADYILALKANQKNRLMDVERWLDEMDGVDIDRPVYRSHYGKYVTEEVSHGRIETRECLVYSPGKIMESMLKDKFEGVKSIVRISTERLEVATKKLSVEKRYYITSLGLKPKEISEAIRSHWDIENRLHWQLDVSFREDAGRKVGNAAQNFSLINKMALYIIKQDETKGSVAAKRKNAGWNDEYLFKLLNKIKI